In the genome of Candidatus Neomarinimicrobiota bacterium, the window GGGAATCAGGGAGCCGAGTCTCCTCCTGAAAACCCGTGCGATACCCTCACACACTACATCATGGCTCCCGCCGATGCCGATTCCGTCATTTCCGTTGGGGCCGTGAACGGATCAGGAACCATAGCCCACTTCAGTTCCCGTGGTCCCACCTTCGATGACAGAATCAAGCCAGAAGTGTGTGCGAAAGGAGTGGCAACTGCGTGTGCGTCGCCGGCAGATTCGGTTTCCTACACGTTCAAGAGTGGAACGTCTCTTTCCACTCCACTCGTCGCCGGTGCCGCCGCAGTCATACTGAGCGCTCACCCCGATTGGGCACCCATGGATGTTCGGAAGGCATTGATCATGACTGCTTCCCGGGCCGACAGCGCGGACAATGAGTACGGTTACGGTGTTGTCGACGTTTGGGCTGCCATCAACTTTGACCCGTCCGCGGTAGAATTGCCTTCGACCCTCCCTTCCGGGTTTTGGCTGTCCCAGAACTATCCAAATCCGTTCAATGTGTCTACCGGCATTGCCTATGACATTCCACGTTCCGGCCGAGTGAGCCTGGCGATTTTCGACCTTCTTGGAAAGCAGGTTGAGACTCTCGTCAATGGTGAGACTCCGGCCGGTCGATATTCTGTCCAATGGGACGGTTCCAGGTTCTCCAGTGGAATCTATTTCGCTCACTTGAATGCGGGCGACTTCTCGGAGACCCGGAAATTGATTCTGCTGAAATAGTATCGACTGCTACAACGCATCCTTGCTCCTGTATAGGATAGGAGAAAAAGAGAGAGTTGAGAATGGAATCAGGCCGAATAGGGAACCTGGATA includes:
- a CDS encoding S8/S53 family peptidase, which encodes PAYGARFLLAKTEIIDEEIEQEEDNFVAALEWGEVLGAQVASSSLGYIDWYSYCDMDGNTAVTTRAVDIAVSLGVVCVTAAGNQGAESPPENPCDTLTHYIMAPADADSVISVGAVNGSGTIAHFSSRGPTFDDRIKPEVCAKGVATACASPADSVSYTFKSGTSLSTPLVAGAAAVILSAHPDWAPMDVRKALIMTASRADSADNEYGYGVVDVWAAINFDPSAVELPSTLPSGFWLSQNYPNPFNVSTGIAYDIPRSGRVSLAIFDLLGKQVETLVNGETPAGRYSVQWDGSRFSSGIYFAHLNAGDFSETRKLILLK